CACCTGTTACATGCACATATAGGTACCCTACGCGTCATTTAGACAGCACTAGCAGACTGAGACACAGTTACTCCCCATCACTGATACTCTAAACTCTACCAAGAAAAGCAAGAGGAGAACAagtggagagacagagagaaataaagaggGCGATAGAAAGAGGGGGTCAGTTTAAGCACGCTCTCCACGGATGCGGCGTGCCAGCTGGATATCTTTGGGCATGATGGTGACACGCTTGGCATGGATGGCACACAGGTTAGTGTCTTCAAACAGACCGACCAGGTATGCTTCACTGGCCTCCTGCAAGAATATACACAAAAATCAGTCAGTCaattaaacataaacaaaaagaaagcaaaataGGAAATTCCAATTCTTCAAATAAGaacatgtgcaaaaatgtcaacatctAAGGAATACAAGCTCAAGACcagatatataatattttaaactagattttatttttatattttcttttttaattttaaagttttaatttaagtgcgtttgtcatttttttacgtttttgttttaatatgtctatatagtttctACACAGTTATATCTTTTAGTTCAAGTTTAAGTTATATgagtattacataattttttacattcaGTTAGTGTCTATTTTATTTCcactaatgaaaatgtattttattgttttagttttagttagcaaTAATGAACCCAATATGGACCTGCAGTGCACCAATGGCAGCGCTCTGGAAACGCAGGTCAGTTTTGAAGTCCTGGGCAATCTCTCGAACCAGACGCTGGAATGGCAGCTTACGGATCAGCAGCTCAGTGGACTTCTGATACCGACGAATCTCACGCAAAGCCACAGTACCGGGCCTGCAGACAAGAGAGATGCTTTAATGCACGGGTCCTCACAACTCTTTCTTTGCTGGGTACAAGCACGAGATTGGAATATCACCTGTAGCGATGCGGTTTCTTGACTCCTCCAGTCGAGGGAGCACTCTTGCGGGCAGCTTTGGTAGCCAGCTGCTTGCGAGGAGCTTTTCCTCCAGTGGACTTACGAGCAGTCTGCTTAGTACGGGCCATTGTTAGTCAATATCACCTGGGAAAAAGGAAAACACTGAGTATTAGAACACAGTTAAGGCAGTAAATCATGGGCAGATTAAGACATATCTGGCAGGACTGTAAAACAACATGCTTAATCGTACTTTCACTTAGCTGTATAATATACAGGATTGAGTCTTGTGCACAGACTGACTGAGATATAAAAGTGAGGAAATCTCTACTAAAAATAGAGTCTCTAGTTTTACACTTGTTTTGGTATTTGACTCCCTGCCCCATATGCTATTTCAGGCCACTTCCTCCAGCACGTCACATTAAACCCAATAAATAAAAGTAACCACTCAACATGGACTGAGACAGCCTTTCAACCAATCACAGACGcctgtaaaacaacaataaagtaGTAACCAATAAATATAGAAGAGCGGAATAATCTAACCAATCACATGTCGTTCTCCTAGTTGTGGGGGAAGATCAGCCTGTCTAAGCCCCGCCCTAAACCGCAAGATTATGGCTGCAATTTGAACGGCAACTGGAGAGAGTCCGTGCATTGAGGCACAGGGGAGGAcgtaaacttttaaataaaattcaaaagcGAATGCACGCAACGCAAAACCAATAACACAGTACGATAGAAGGCATCATTGGGTAACTAAATAATCGCGTAGAAGTAAAATTTGACGCGAATTTGCTACGTTTAACCGAAGTAAACAGAGACATACGAAAGTGGGACGGATTTCAGTGTGTCCTCCGACACGAAAAGGAGAGCCTGTTTCTCTCGCGTCTCGCCATCGGCGTCCTCGTTTTCAGACGATGAGATTTTAACGTTTTAAcgcttaaaataaacattattctaCATGAAAGTTTCACAAAGCTGTTGAAAAGTATTTCAGAGAGACGACAGTGACGCATCGGGGCACTTACCTCAGGTGAACGTGTTTTAATTCGCGCGGTGAAATATGTGCTCGGCTTGTCTGGCAGCGGCTGTATTTACTATCTCACACACAATGGGAGCGGAGCGGCCAGAGCCAAAATGGCCGCGATGTCAATCATTTTCTCCCAGAATGCActtcaataaaactaaataaaattgccGTTTTTTACAGTACCACTTGCGTTATGAATTAGCTTTTCATTGAATTTCTTTGGCTTAGagtcaaatgtaacacaattTATTGTAAGTATTTTAAAGTACCGTGTTTCGGAAGGGGTTTTACTGCAATCcctttgtttttctctttgttcCAAAGAGGTTATCAAGTTTAGAGGAGACAGACTAATGGGTTCACTCACTGCTggttgtgtaatatttttatatgaataataatgtataatattaatacagaTTTTAAACATTTTCCGTTAGTTTGTCAATttacttatttacaaaaaaatagcGTTCACGCGAAACCTTTTGGTTTAAAGTATTTTAAGTTTATGTACTCTAATTTTATATAGATACAGAATTGTTTTGTGGCCTAATGTATGGTTCAGACATCATGTGGTTTTCATGCATCTGAGCGTTGGCCAAAGATGACCCTAGAGCAGTCATACAATGTCTTACTTATTTCAGGCTGACATTCAAAACCACCCTCCAGTCATGTGGGAACTCTATCTTAACCAAAGTCTGCCTTCCTCTGTCTCACGCTTGCTATTTATAAGGCTTCAGTGACATTTCAGGAAGGATGTGCCATTTTCAATGTACCAAAACacatttggtttatttttatacGCCTTGTAGTATTTGCATATGTGGAGAAGCACTCAGGACTGTAATATATAATGAAGTGAAGGTGTCTTCAAAGTTTTTCAGGACAAGAACCCTTTTAGTCAATAGAGACAATGAGGGACCACCGATACAAGATGTGTCAAGCAGAGCTACACATTGAGCATGAGACTTCAATACTAGAAGCTTAAActcaaaaatatcatatttttcccagacattaaaatattcaaatgatgTGTCATTGGTTACCctttaaaaaattaagattaaatggGTTAAAATTGactttgtgatgttttttaagcccatattttaatttttgttatgaAAAATTACTTGTGATCGAACATTAATTGATGGACCCCCTCCAGTACCACTGCAGACCCCTATTTGAAGACCCTTGTAGCGTTTTGAGTGATTGTCCCAAGGGTCCTTAAAGCTTTTAGTTAAGGATCATGGAGTCTCACAGGCATAAATTGCTTTGAAGTATTTAATGTGACACACTCTGTAATTCATGTCTAAATTGGGTAATGCatcagaaacatttaaatattatcgaTGGCTGCTGGGTAGAAGCAAATtggtctttctttatttttatttagcatggtATATAgggtatatatatgtatatatatatatatatatatatatatatatatatatatatatatatatatgtgtgtgtgtgtgtgtgtgtgtgtgtgtgtgtgtaacgccACACTTAATGGCCATGTGGTGGGCTTAtacctctgtttatttttttgggggggatctGAAAGAACCTATAATGTTTTGCAGTTTCACAGCGATACTGTACACTTATATTTTCCAAAACCTAGTTTACATTCTAGAATCAAACCTAAACACTATTAGCCTACCATACATGCAGATCTGCACCTCCTATTATTGTGATATTAATTACAACATGAGATGCCCTCTATGATGCTTAATGTAAAATAGAAATACAGATGGTAATACTGCTATGATTCAGcagttttattgcagtatttttcgTTCCACTTCCTTGTATGCTTCTCATGGGAATGTACAGTAAGGCTCATTCAGTGCTGCTCGGTACCAGCTGCAGTGCCTTTTACAAACAACAGAGAGCACTGTCCTCCTGATGAAATCAAGCAGATTGTCTGATTCGTTTATACAAACTGCTATGCTGTTGAAGAGCCAGCAATATTACTAGCAGGCACGTGTAGAGGGGGTGggggtgcttgagcacctgcccctttttTCCCTTgatgcccaaagtgcccttttgtcaaggcatttttttttatttttgtaggaGCATGGCCAATCTGACTATGTGTAaacttaatgaataataatttagccctAAATAAAATTATCCACATAATGACAGTTCCTGATCTTAAGTTCAGACACCATTAGTAATTTAGAGCACTAACAGATCAATATCATTTTCTCCAGTCACAGAATAAGGCAGGAAACACAATTTATAGTTTCTATACTAAATGATATCAATCAGTACTGCATTATTCATAgcctatagtttatttatttattacctgaAGTCAAGATAACTAGAAAAACACACATAATCCATATATTTTCGCAATTGTGTGTTTATTGTCTAAATGTTTCATCAGTAAAATGTTTGTGGCTTTTATTCAGTTCAGCTACAGCAATGGCGGATGCTTTTGTCCATATGATGTGGAATTCATGCACGTCGTAAGTTATTACTTCTATGAGTCTGTTTTGGACTTTCTGGAAGAGAGCATGCGCCGGCTTCTAGTATGAATGATACATGCACTGCATGAAAGTTCAGTGATACTCAtcttcataaaaatatttatgaaataataaaaatgcagctAATATAGTTCTACATGCAGCAATATAAACAAAGttgtattttctctttctttcttgctgcTTGGGAAAGGTTTAAAAGGTGTAGAGGTGTcttgtatattttatgtaatttaattcattacatttatatagcgcttttctaggcactcaaagcgctttacatagacaggggctatctcctcatcctcatcatatGCCGGCCATATCGCCATATTATGTAAGTTATCTGACGAAAAAATTAACAtaaactaagaatgaacaatacttctacagcatttattaatcttgatgttaatttcatcatttactaatgcattattaaaatcaaaagttgtgcttgtaaacattagttaatgcactacactgtaaaaaagaatttgttgagtcaactaaaaatattttgttaccccgctgcctaaaaattttttgttatcttgacaaaaaaaaacttgttgaaacaacttcaaattagagtggagttagtccaggtaacaaatttctttaagttgacttgactaatattttctagtccagtcaactaaatcatgttgtgtcaacagggatttttttttttttaacttcgatcaataatcataaacaaattttaccccactgccttaaatgtttaaataaagatgacgaaacactttttttatgtaatttatttaatgatagagacaacactttcattcacatttaaattgaacaagcaatttgctgtcaacacatcaactgctaattgataaacaaaacaaaaaaaagcaaaatataaaaacacacgtctaaagatctgaactgacacttgaaagtgtgatgtataataaataacactggcatgggattgagaaacaaatagttgcatttcaattcatcagatcaaaaccacagggattgttttaatttcataactcaatatgaaaatcagaaggttgaactctgcatattaaccctgcacaagttcacatgcactccccccaccataatgcaagtcatggtcaaaatgagaaaccaagatatatgtaatataatatcacaattagttacaaaaaattAGTGTACCgtacttctgtataataagatataaatggaatgaatgcacatggaagcacaaagatctaaagtcagattctaaatttcacagcacaacatgaccagacagaggtgttaacatcagaaggatcttgaaagtttccaaactcgtcccccatcataatgctacatactgaaaatgtgtacatactgtttaagaaaatgagaggtgaaaaaacatttgtttacatgagaacatgcatattccaagtcatgacaTGACAAAATGTAGTGAAAGGCACAAAAGAACCTTtccttattaaaaaacaaaaaacaaaaaaaacactactttttaagaaagagtgctgtggagccgatggacacatcatgaacactgaaaagtgaaagtgacatgacatacatttgtgctcttcatttaacccatccaaagtgcacacacacagcagtgaacacacaccgtaaacacacacccagagcagtgggcatccatttatgctgcagtacccggggagaagttgtgccttgcccaaggacaccttatttgtggtgttgagggtggagagagcgctagatattcactcccccacacctacagttcctgccgctgtagcgaacacatggtgggagcagctgatcttcacaagtttttgcagagcctcagtggtgtatttaatgcgctggaggtagtgatgttcactgcatacagacccattaggagtctaaatgccttggggacatgggagatgtcagtgatgacaggatgtccaaatgagaccaatattggttattccttgggaagcacGTCACATTGCTGTTCTtcagttacaatcagaatgccctcttcaatttctttctcaacatccttaatgtcactggatgtctgggaaaagaaaaaatattacattacttaatacatttataactaatgaacacacatatgtacatacactattaaagttgtgtgttaaaagcacagctaccaattaatgcaaagtgtaattcaccttcaagtggaagatattttgaaacatttaaccaaaaatgaaagtcaactgTAAATGCTGCTCCTCaacggtttcgtttagaaacattcaaaataacttcctgtattaaactgttaaaagcctgtacaaatttctttgttctgctgaacacaaagagtttaaaatcgcatgggaagataagtgtaaaatacacccccagaaccaactatactaaaaatggggggaaaCTATTTTCGtcactggtattctacatgatttctgaatgacataaaatgtgacaaaccaatacaacatattcaggtttttttttcttaatccaattctaagtgtctaatctgtcacaccatttatacaatgatcagaaaatatattggtgtaaataggtattccttttaaataatagtctgttgcactgcatgttcagagtaaagcatgactcTTAAGGGCTTGGTTAACCCAtgtatgttttactcaccctcatggcatcgttagtgtgtatttctttcttctttcagacaaatccagtcggattatatgaaaaaatatttatggcaataggtgggtgtttttttcaacagtccaaaagtagtcaaataatgtgcatcaattcataataaaaagtacctcacatggctctgagaggtgaataatgtcctcctgtagcgaatccatgtgtttttgaaaaaaatatatacatatttaaaatgttattcaaaacatatttaaacacttttctctcactttcgtgAGAGCCATTCCCGGgtggatgaaaataggacataGGGGTCATGCATGCACCGATGATTAGTGACGAACACGGAAGAGCGGAGGAGAGACAACAATATGCCAATCACGAAGTAGaatcacaaaattaggcttgcacgtatgatagtcagtggaagagaaaaaaagtgtttacaactttttaaatatggatatttttcttacaaaaagcgcatcgatttgctacaggaagcctttattcaccccccagagccatgtgagacacgttttattgatggatgggtgcattttatttgactatttttggactgctgagaaaaaaacacacctgtctgctgccattaaataactttgaagagccaggacaatgtttaattcaactcagatcagatttgtctgaaagaagaaaatcatatacacataggatgcctttgaatgagtaaaacatggcctaatttaaattttttggtgaaataatcctttaagcaaagttgctaatgtccataaacagggtttctggtggttttatgaagataaattcaacactttaaataccaattatagaaaattcacggaataaaactgaagggaaaataatgtcaaattatgttttctaaattttgaagctgttttccaatgcaaatatctacatttttgtaaagggttcacccaaaaaagaaaaagagaggaagttgtcatttactaaacctcaagttgttttgaacctgaattagtttatttctgttagtcccagtcccagtttcttcttcttctattacctggaccacatcactgcagactgatggtgctcagattggtcatccacaagcgtgatcccagcagtcatgtccttgatgaattcctgcgcagagcctgtgtgctttaataaaaacaaatggatgcattaaacagggccttacaaACGTAAATAATATAGACTCCgattaatgtgcatttataaataaataaatttacttacaacttcgtccaagctctactgtgtaaatgccatttccattatgtctgcatagcattttgatggataactgcaaaaggactcgcCTGTGgtccattcacaggattattgaattctgctCTGTATCTTCAGTCAtcccaaaatatcataaacatgaaaaatacaaaaacatgttaaaacactgtaaaataataaacatacatataaataaatctttacagagagtcaaatgtattgacaagtttgtattaaatgccaaagacaaactataccatccagacgatgcttttaaatgacacaacacagaattataacacaataaaaggaaatttaacacatttgtgtcgatcgttattgtatctctatttatacaagatatatgcttttattctaaaatatatagatttgaacgtatgcaatttacttatgaccgtatattcaccgactgtataaaaacagatattcacgcagcattacactgggttctaggttctagcgaggcacttgaatgactaacgttacttcagaaaactgaaagaagagtttgtaacgctaccttcagaacttcatctgaaccgtagactgtaaaaaaaatcatcagaactaagcttatgtcagcgatatcaaatgtaacgttaagttaagttacgcgctccagaagaactctgagggaggtgctcatctGTGCTGCTCATTCGTTTCCTttataacatgcagaaaagacacagttcgagtaggaatctctttttcccctaatttttcatcgatgtatattctgacggatgtcttaccctgtcaggtttagagcagctccttttttttaaatacccgcCGTTCTTAATACAGTGATCTGTTGAGCTCTCGCGCTCTGTTTGAACGGTCTCTAACGCAGCcctgggctcaaataatacattcaaattgtatttttatcgTTCTCCACATAATTTCAGCTCCACTGTCCCGCATGGGagaatatatgttttaatatttataaggaaaatactgtggaactgcctgtattttgaggcttcagagtgccgcgaaacgaacatttacatacagtaatttACATACAGAATATACCACTCTATAACcatacttactcttctgagacaacaaatgtaattttacacattaagccaataaatacgaatagtttacttaccaaagttgtattttagtcaaatgtccaaactttgaggagaaactgactagaatggCTGACGACCTTCTTCTGTCTTCAACAGCATTCACGAGAatgacgagatctcgcgataagtgatgttgtgaatgtgatattgctattgaattgagtcaacaaatttttttaagttataaggACATATaacctagttcagtcaactttcaaactagttgagacactgaaaacttaaaatttttagttgaatgaacaaattcagtaactgcaagttgtgtcaacataaaaaaattaattgaaacaactaaactgct
The sequence above is drawn from the Carassius auratus strain Wakin chromosome 5, ASM336829v1, whole genome shotgun sequence genome and encodes:
- the h3f3c gene encoding H3 histone, family 3C — encoded protein: MARTKQTARKSTGGKAPRKQLATKAARKSAPSTGGVKKPHRYRPGTVALREIRRYQKSTELLIRKLPFQRLVREIAQDFKTDLRFQSAAIGALQEASEAYLVGLFEDTNLCAIHAKRVTIMPKDIQLARRIRGERA